A region of Ferrimicrobium sp. DNA encodes the following proteins:
- a CDS encoding EAL domain-containing protein — protein sequence MEKELEGQGNDVSDLAEIPSAQVITSTLADPTTLAIVTQPIVSLDDGGVVGYEALARFAGEISTERLFIEASELGLGAELEAIALERGLAVLRFLPRGFVLHVNVSPIYLGMQEIHRTLISAPLHRVVIELTEHVPVSETKQLRRQLAIYRSLGARIALDDAGAGYGGLELMYELEPDMIKIDRFLIEDIDHSETKAAVVSTLVAAARSRGIKVVAEGIETRAEFDETSRLGIDLGQGYWIARPGSGLPRVNTAKLSHSSRKERNVTLGRELAEVTESVATALGSTSFPDQPFGIGVDHYGRPLFLWSRGTDGVEHVRNVTEVACGSSLRECLRRGLARGVETRFDPLVVTDHTRRVLGVVRLERLLSGDQQRQGVEAS from the coding sequence ATGGAGAAGGAGCTAGAGGGGCAAGGCAACGATGTCAGCGATCTCGCTGAAATACCCTCCGCCCAGGTGATTACGTCAACGCTTGCTGATCCGACAACGCTAGCGATTGTCACCCAACCGATCGTCTCTCTCGACGATGGTGGTGTCGTTGGCTATGAGGCGCTTGCCCGTTTTGCTGGAGAGATCTCTACCGAACGGTTATTCATTGAGGCGTCAGAGCTTGGCCTTGGCGCTGAATTAGAGGCCATTGCGCTCGAGCGTGGGCTAGCGGTATTGCGTTTCTTGCCCCGTGGATTTGTGCTCCACGTCAATGTCTCGCCCATCTATCTAGGTATGCAGGAGATTCATCGCACGCTCATCAGCGCCCCGTTGCATCGAGTCGTTATCGAACTTACCGAACATGTTCCAGTCTCAGAGACCAAGCAACTCCGCCGACAATTGGCGATCTATCGTTCGCTCGGAGCTCGCATCGCTCTTGACGATGCGGGTGCGGGGTATGGAGGTCTTGAGCTGATGTATGAGCTTGAGCCCGACATGATCAAAATCGATCGATTCTTGATTGAGGATATCGACCACTCCGAAACCAAGGCCGCCGTCGTCTCGACTCTTGTCGCTGCGGCACGATCAAGGGGCATTAAGGTTGTCGCTGAGGGGATCGAAACTCGGGCTGAGTTCGACGAAACCTCCCGACTGGGGATCGATCTTGGCCAGGGTTACTGGATTGCTCGACCAGGGTCAGGACTCCCAAGGGTGAACACAGCGAAGCTGTCGCACTCGAGCCGCAAGGAGCGCAACGTCACCCTCGGACGAGAACTCGCCGAGGTCACTGAATCAGTTGCGACTGCGCTCGGCAGTACGAGTTTTCCTGATCAGCCGTTTGGTATCGGTGTCGATCACTATGGTCGCCCGCTGTTCCTCTGGTCGAGAGGAACAGATGGAGTCGAGCACGTTCGAAATGTAACGGAGGTTGCTTGCGGCTCATCCCTGCGGGAGTGTCTGCGAAGGGGTTTGGCGAGGGGCGTGGAGACACGCTTTGATCCCCTTGTGGTGACCGACCATACAAGGCGTGTCCTCGGTGTTGTGCGGCTTGAACGCCTGCTTAGCGGCGATCAGCAGCGACAGGGTGTGGAGGCGTCGTGA
- a CDS encoding MFS transporter — MEAVQKGPEKRRLRGNPWFSLVAVAFGVIMVGLDATVVSIANPFIARGLHANLADLQWVTNGYLLVTAVLLIPAGKLGDRLGRRRIYLIGMAGFAFASAGVGLSGSIGLVITFRAFQGAFGALIMPNTLAILRKTFPLEKLNTAIGVWGATSAIAIAGGPIVGGLLVQDVSWQSVFYLNVPVAIIGIIISVLVLHESRETDVESPDYPGIVTLAASLFLLVFGLIKTQTWGWADPKTLACFGGAIVAAGLFTFAEGKVTNPLVPLRIFASRALSMSTISVILNFFAFYGVIFFVSLYLQEVHGYTPIEAGVRLLPLTAMFVISAPLGAVLNHHFGPRFPVTIGMLLSAGGLWVLTSLEVSSSYLLLAIPFVILGLGVGFVLTATSDAIVGNAPSQDAGVAGGVQSTALQIGGVIGTSVLGSVLLDRVGSTLVGKLTHAGVPGALAPKLLAAKPLVAEGAVPRIAHIPSSLQLAITNGSHAAFLSGLHVAMVVAIAVSLLGAATGFAIGNKRPSEDQESEMISD, encoded by the coding sequence ATGGAAGCAGTACAAAAGGGTCCTGAGAAGCGGCGACTGCGAGGTAATCCGTGGTTTTCGTTGGTGGCGGTCGCCTTTGGCGTTATCATGGTCGGTCTCGATGCCACGGTCGTCTCGATCGCAAACCCATTCATCGCGCGTGGTCTGCACGCGAACTTAGCGGATCTGCAGTGGGTGACCAATGGTTACCTACTCGTCACCGCTGTCTTGCTTATTCCTGCTGGGAAGCTCGGCGACCGCCTCGGTCGTCGGAGAATTTATCTGATCGGCATGGCGGGGTTTGCTTTCGCCAGCGCCGGTGTTGGCCTTTCGGGTTCGATCGGTCTGGTGATTACGTTCCGCGCCTTCCAGGGTGCCTTCGGTGCGTTGATCATGCCAAATACCTTGGCAATCCTGCGCAAGACTTTTCCACTGGAGAAGTTGAATACAGCGATTGGGGTGTGGGGTGCCACCTCGGCTATCGCCATTGCAGGAGGTCCAATCGTCGGTGGCCTGCTCGTGCAGGATGTCTCGTGGCAATCTGTCTTCTATTTGAATGTCCCGGTCGCGATCATTGGCATCATTATTAGCGTCCTCGTACTGCATGAAAGCAGAGAGACCGACGTCGAGTCCCCGGACTATCCGGGCATCGTCACCTTGGCCGCCTCGTTGTTCCTGCTGGTTTTTGGGCTCATCAAGACCCAGACTTGGGGATGGGCTGATCCAAAGACGCTTGCCTGCTTTGGCGGGGCCATCGTCGCCGCCGGGCTCTTTACCTTCGCGGAGGGTAAAGTTACCAACCCATTGGTTCCACTTCGGATCTTTGCGAGCCGTGCGCTCTCGATGTCGACCATCAGCGTCATCTTGAACTTCTTCGCCTTTTATGGTGTCATCTTCTTCGTCTCGTTGTATCTGCAAGAGGTTCATGGCTACACGCCAATCGAGGCAGGAGTACGGTTGCTACCGCTTACCGCGATGTTCGTTATCTCAGCGCCTCTTGGGGCGGTGCTTAACCATCATTTTGGTCCAAGATTCCCGGTCACGATTGGCATGTTGCTGTCGGCAGGTGGGCTCTGGGTGTTAACGAGTCTTGAGGTCTCGTCGAGCTATCTTCTGTTGGCGATCCCGTTCGTTATCCTCGGTCTCGGTGTCGGGTTTGTATTGACGGCGACCTCTGACGCGATCGTTGGCAACGCCCCATCGCAGGATGCAGGTGTCGCCGGTGGGGTCCAGTCAACGGCGCTCCAGATTGGTGGGGTGATTGGGACCTCCGTCCTTGGTTCGGTCCTGCTTGATCGGGTTGGCTCGACACTGGTTGGAAAGTTGACCCACGCAGGTGTCCCGGGTGCGCTGGCGCCGAAGTTGCTGGCTGCCAAGCCGCTCGTCGCCGAAGGTGCGGTGCCTCGTATCGCCCACATTCCGTCTAGCTTGCAACTGGCGATTACCAACGGATCACACGCTGCGTTTCTGTCGGGGCTTCATGTCGCCATGGTGGTAGCCATCGCCGTCAGTCTTCTTGGGGCAGCGACGGGGTTTGCGATCGGTAACAAGCGTCCATCTGAGGATCAAGAGTCTGAGATGATCAGCGACTGA
- a CDS encoding MalY/PatB family protein, with translation MAAVRARRVHSVKWQRYPLDVVPAWVADMDFPPPAQALESGIELLRNGDTGYPSSDLGSSYEAAYQMWCKESFGTQPHPLRTVADVVAALRIVVMAVTDPGAGVIVLTPSYPPFFSVVKDAQRELMEVPMSKVDQQYRIDLERLSTTAADPRAQAMILCNPQNPTGRIFTRSELAAIATIADREHLTVIADEIHQDLLSHGSTHIPFASLENESASRAIVLSSPSKSFNIAGLKVAHIELPSDRAQRARLKASPLLALSQATPIGLAVGAEAYETQRSWLDEVRHVIDDNFTVMEKSYANHELVSFTHREGTYLLWGELHRLPENQSAYEFLLDRGRLGVGAGEDYLPGAPQFFRLNLAAWPSTITAIIERINDALGTL, from the coding sequence ATGGCTGCGGTTCGAGCCCGTCGAGTCCATTCAGTGAAGTGGCAGCGCTATCCCCTCGACGTTGTGCCAGCCTGGGTCGCCGACATGGACTTTCCACCACCAGCACAAGCCCTTGAATCGGGTATCGAACTGCTCCGCAACGGCGATACCGGCTACCCATCTTCAGATCTCGGTTCCAGCTATGAAGCGGCATATCAGATGTGGTGCAAGGAGAGCTTTGGGACACAACCGCACCCACTGAGGACCGTCGCCGATGTCGTCGCCGCCCTACGCATCGTGGTGATGGCTGTGACCGATCCAGGGGCGGGAGTCATCGTTTTGACGCCGAGCTACCCACCCTTCTTCAGTGTGGTCAAGGATGCACAACGGGAACTCATGGAGGTCCCAATGTCCAAGGTTGACCAACAGTATCGCATCGACCTCGAACGACTCTCCACGACTGCCGCTGACCCACGGGCACAGGCGATGATTTTGTGCAACCCACAGAATCCGACTGGACGCATCTTTACAAGATCTGAGCTTGCTGCCATCGCTACTATCGCCGACCGAGAGCACCTCACCGTCATCGCCGATGAGATCCACCAGGATCTCCTGAGTCACGGTAGCACCCACATCCCCTTTGCATCACTCGAGAATGAGAGCGCCTCCCGCGCGATCGTGCTCTCATCGCCGTCCAAATCCTTCAACATCGCCGGGCTGAAGGTTGCACACATCGAGCTACCAAGTGACCGAGCACAAAGGGCCCGACTCAAAGCGAGTCCCCTCCTCGCACTCTCTCAGGCGACTCCTATCGGCCTCGCCGTTGGAGCCGAGGCATACGAGACCCAGCGCAGCTGGTTAGATGAGGTCCGCCACGTCATCGATGACAACTTTACCGTGATGGAAAAGAGCTACGCCAACCATGAACTTGTATCCTTCACCCATCGCGAGGGTACTTATCTGCTCTGGGGAGAACTCCATCGATTACCAGAGAACCAATCGGCCTACGAGTTCCTCCTTGATCGTGGGCGACTTGGAGTCGGCGCAGGAGAGGACTACTTGCCAGGCGCCCCTCAGTTCTTCCGCCTCAACCTCGCCGCCTGGCCATCAACTATCACCGCCATCATCGAAAGGATCAACGATGCGCTCGGTACCCTCTAG
- a CDS encoding helix-turn-helix transcriptional regulator, with the protein MRSVPSRSSKSTLVQAQRTLVHAEDIPHLARFFSALADPTRLKLLVAIYSAGRLGATECVKASGLSQGRTSVHLSCLTACGLIAQERVGRRKYYRIANPTVPEILQLSNAVVDDNITAIQGCRAAQPTAS; encoded by the coding sequence ATGCGCTCGGTACCCTCTAGATCGTCAAAGTCCACACTCGTCCAGGCACAGAGGACACTCGTCCATGCCGAAGATATCCCCCATCTTGCCCGTTTCTTCTCCGCGCTCGCCGATCCGACGCGACTCAAGCTCCTCGTTGCCATCTATTCAGCTGGTCGCCTCGGAGCGACAGAGTGTGTGAAGGCATCGGGGCTCTCGCAGGGACGGACATCGGTGCACTTGAGCTGCCTCACCGCTTGTGGGTTGATAGCTCAAGAACGCGTCGGGCGTCGCAAGTACTACCGAATTGCGAATCCAACCGTCCCGGAGATCCTCCAGCTGTCGAATGCCGTAGTCGATGACAATATCACGGCCATCCAAGGATGCCGAGCCGCTCAACCAACCGCCTCCTGA
- a CDS encoding TetR family transcriptional regulator — MTIEERKERTRMMLTEAAAELFVLKGFDQTTVEEIAQAAGISPRTFFRYFATKDEVVMSFLWLKVDKLLGSLAVRPKEEELLESVQVVFRSSEADGNVERDRQLLRLLATTPSLRARWLIDGWESAVRLRPIIAERLGTEATNPRVALIANTLFMVAETVLDRWSVEGGDFVDELVTSLVLINRGGLFSRGDAPA; from the coding sequence ATGACGATTGAGGAGCGCAAGGAACGCACGCGCATGATGTTGACGGAGGCGGCGGCCGAACTCTTTGTTCTGAAAGGTTTCGACCAGACCACGGTGGAGGAGATCGCCCAAGCTGCCGGAATCTCACCGCGGACCTTCTTTCGTTACTTTGCCACCAAGGATGAGGTGGTGATGAGTTTTCTTTGGTTGAAGGTGGATAAATTGTTGGGTTCGCTTGCGGTCCGGCCAAAGGAGGAAGAGCTCCTTGAGTCGGTGCAGGTGGTCTTTCGTTCATCCGAGGCCGATGGTAACGTCGAGCGTGACCGGCAATTACTACGCTTGCTCGCTACCACGCCCTCATTACGCGCTCGTTGGCTGATCGATGGATGGGAGTCGGCGGTTCGACTGCGCCCGATCATCGCTGAACGGCTTGGGACAGAGGCGACGAATCCGCGGGTAGCGCTCATCGCGAACACCCTCTTCATGGTGGCGGAGACGGTGCTTGATCGGTGGTCAGTCGAAGGCGGTGACTTTGTCGATGAGTTGGTTACATCCCTCGTACTCATCAACCGGGGAGGTCTGTTCTCGCGTGGGGATGCTCCTGCGTAG
- a CDS encoding HAD-IB family phosphatase gives MLESALNDKTIFLTGSTGFLGTALVETVLRALPSTKLVLLIRPGRSITAQARAEKDLFRNNCFDRLRQEWGAERFDEEVHRRVQIAAGDVGRDGLGLDEDDQQLLAGSDIVVHSAATVSFDAMFDQAVEINLLGPTRVMHAYQAARADLSDPGHFVSVSTAYVAGSRKGDAPELSLREQPHYPEIPWRLEVDAARAQRTATEASSREPDTLASLRTIAMAELGSAGVALLSEKIERLRADWVKDEMVAKGRARAQSLGWPDAYAMTKALGERLLESERGNVPLSIVRPSIIESALRDPYPGWIRGFRMAEPIIISFARGLLKDFPGVPEGVVDVIPVDLVVGAILAAAATPPQSTKYYHAASGSLNPLKYRQLVALIRRYFSDHPLYDEIGQAIAVPEWTYPARGQVESTLRRSQRIVDTSTKIIAKLPLRSNFVDYQDQLAETQQGLERAGSYVELYGAYAECEAIYLADNLMELATRIGDDEHDKIALDPHLINWESFVLGTHLPSVVEHARARTRPKSSAPKRTSREDRLRASLLTGHRLAAFDLENTILAANVVDSFSWLATASVDGGHKLAIAASLLAEAPQLLKLDNHDRSDFLRYFYRRYRGAELEELERRAPEFLTGYLLRKSFPLGLARVRAHRRAGHFTLCITGALSFAVAPMAPLFDQMLSLEMTTDADGRLTGEVPGALPIGEARGDVLRKVAKANGYAIEETVAYADSTSDLPMLEAAGAAVAVNPDTKLRQLARRRGWLIEEWSRSKGYGNLFLPIGRTL, from the coding sequence GTGCTCGAATCTGCGCTAAACGACAAGACGATCTTTCTGACCGGTTCAACCGGCTTTTTGGGGACGGCGCTCGTTGAGACCGTACTGCGGGCACTACCATCGACCAAGCTCGTGCTCCTCATACGGCCGGGGAGAAGTATCACCGCTCAGGCTCGCGCAGAGAAGGACCTGTTCCGCAACAACTGTTTCGATCGTCTACGTCAAGAGTGGGGCGCTGAGCGTTTCGATGAGGAGGTTCACCGCCGCGTCCAGATCGCCGCGGGTGACGTCGGTAGAGACGGGCTCGGCCTCGACGAAGATGACCAACAACTCCTCGCCGGTAGCGACATCGTCGTCCACTCGGCGGCGACGGTCAGCTTCGATGCAATGTTCGACCAAGCGGTGGAGATCAACCTGCTCGGCCCCACGCGAGTCATGCATGCCTATCAAGCAGCGCGAGCAGACCTCTCCGACCCAGGACACTTCGTCTCCGTCTCTACCGCCTACGTGGCAGGCTCACGCAAGGGAGACGCACCGGAACTTTCTCTGCGGGAACAACCACATTATCCTGAGATCCCATGGCGCCTCGAGGTCGATGCAGCCCGTGCACAACGGACCGCCACTGAGGCCTCAAGTCGTGAGCCAGATACCCTTGCTTCGCTACGAACGATCGCTATGGCCGAACTCGGATCGGCAGGGGTCGCTCTGCTATCAGAAAAAATCGAACGTCTCCGCGCCGACTGGGTCAAGGACGAGATGGTTGCCAAGGGCCGAGCACGAGCGCAGAGTCTCGGCTGGCCCGATGCGTACGCGATGACCAAGGCACTCGGGGAACGACTGCTGGAATCGGAGCGCGGCAACGTCCCGCTCTCCATCGTGCGACCCTCCATCATCGAGTCTGCACTCCGTGACCCCTATCCGGGTTGGATTCGCGGCTTTCGCATGGCTGAGCCGATCATCATCTCCTTTGCCCGAGGACTCCTGAAGGACTTTCCGGGTGTCCCCGAGGGGGTCGTCGATGTGATACCAGTGGACCTCGTCGTAGGAGCCATCCTTGCCGCTGCGGCAACCCCTCCTCAATCCACCAAGTACTACCATGCCGCTTCAGGATCGCTCAATCCTCTCAAATATCGCCAGCTTGTTGCGTTGATTCGACGTTACTTCAGTGACCATCCTCTCTATGATGAGATCGGTCAGGCGATCGCGGTTCCGGAATGGACCTATCCTGCCCGCGGTCAAGTGGAATCAACGTTAAGACGTTCACAGCGCATCGTCGACACCTCGACAAAAATCATCGCCAAGCTCCCGCTCCGTTCCAACTTTGTCGACTACCAAGATCAACTCGCGGAGACCCAGCAAGGCCTAGAGCGCGCTGGCTCCTACGTGGAACTCTATGGTGCCTACGCCGAATGCGAGGCCATCTATCTCGCCGATAACCTGATGGAACTCGCGACGCGCATCGGCGATGACGAACATGACAAGATCGCACTCGATCCTCATCTGATCAACTGGGAATCCTTCGTGCTCGGAACTCACCTTCCTTCGGTAGTCGAACACGCCCGGGCACGTACTCGACCCAAGAGTAGCGCCCCCAAACGCACCTCCAGAGAGGATCGACTCCGTGCATCCTTGCTCACTGGCCACCGCTTGGCAGCCTTCGACCTTGAGAACACGATTCTGGCCGCCAACGTCGTCGACTCCTTCTCCTGGTTGGCAACGGCAAGTGTCGATGGTGGTCACAAGCTCGCCATCGCGGCGAGTCTGTTAGCTGAGGCTCCCCAACTCCTCAAGCTCGATAATCACGATCGATCCGACTTCCTCCGCTACTTCTATCGCCGCTATCGCGGTGCCGAACTCGAAGAGCTCGAGCGCAGAGCACCGGAGTTCCTTACCGGTTATCTACTGCGCAAGTCCTTCCCACTCGGGCTCGCCCGTGTGCGTGCCCACCGGCGAGCGGGCCACTTCACCCTCTGTATTACCGGCGCACTCTCCTTTGCGGTCGCTCCGATGGCACCGCTCTTTGACCAGATGCTCTCACTAGAGATGACCACCGATGCGGATGGACGCCTCACGGGCGAGGTTCCAGGTGCTCTTCCCATTGGAGAGGCAAGAGGTGACGTACTCAGAAAGGTCGCCAAGGCAAACGGTTATGCCATTGAGGAGACCGTCGCCTACGCCGACTCGACCAGCGATCTTCCCATGCTCGAAGCGGCAGGTGCCGCGGTGGCGGTCAACCCCGACACCAAACTACGCCAACTCGCACGACGCCGTGGTTGGTTGATCGAGGAGTGGTCACGCTCCAAAGGATATGGCAACCTCTTTTTGCCGATCGGACGAACGTTATGA
- a CDS encoding zinc-binding dehydrogenase, producing MKALVINRSPARFLTARILKDRLTDKAIESGPLSLKDIDPPKAPTNEWVRVRPLLSGICGSDIATVFFQSSRYFEALTSLPFTPGHEIVGERLDRPDERVVVEPALTCAIRGLAPCRFCAIGQTQLCESTTIGDLKEGIQLGYCASTGGGWSNEFIAHERALHTIPEDLSLEDAVMVEPLACAIHVSLRPTHRQGHLAIIGAGTVGLSTLAASTTLGDYDSITVVAKHPLQRELAKRLGATSVLYPEELLGAARRLHASQRVSHYVSNGFDTIIDAVGSSSSIESAIAAVRPGGEVIVAGMPPRQSLDLAPLWHREVQLKGAYAYGEEDLDAAVAQRIGLTIPAGQRPRTFAIALHLAGHLQLGRLVTHRYRLGEYVPALRKAYHGGREDAIKVVFDLTKRKSVHDG from the coding sequence ATGAAAGCCTTAGTGATCAACCGTTCGCCAGCAAGATTCCTGACTGCACGTATTCTCAAAGATCGATTAACCGACAAGGCCATCGAATCTGGTCCCCTGAGCCTGAAAGACATCGACCCCCCGAAGGCCCCGACCAACGAATGGGTTCGGGTCCGACCACTGTTGTCGGGTATCTGTGGATCCGACATCGCCACCGTCTTCTTCCAGTCATCGCGCTACTTTGAGGCGTTGACGTCGTTACCCTTCACGCCAGGTCATGAGATCGTTGGCGAACGGCTCGATCGCCCCGACGAGCGTGTCGTCGTAGAGCCGGCCCTCACCTGTGCCATCAGGGGACTCGCTCCGTGCCGGTTCTGTGCCATCGGACAGACCCAACTCTGTGAATCTACAACGATTGGCGATCTCAAAGAGGGGATACAACTCGGCTACTGCGCATCAACCGGAGGAGGGTGGTCCAACGAATTCATCGCCCACGAGCGCGCGCTCCACACCATACCCGAGGACCTCTCCCTCGAGGATGCCGTCATGGTCGAGCCCCTCGCCTGTGCCATCCACGTCAGCCTCCGGCCGACCCATCGCCAGGGTCACCTCGCGATCATCGGGGCGGGCACGGTAGGACTGTCCACATTGGCCGCTTCGACCACGCTCGGTGACTACGACTCCATCACGGTTGTCGCGAAGCATCCTCTTCAGCGAGAACTCGCCAAGCGACTAGGGGCGACCTCGGTGCTCTATCCAGAAGAGCTCCTTGGTGCGGCTCGTCGACTGCACGCCAGTCAGCGAGTCAGTCACTACGTCAGCAACGGTTTCGACACCATCATCGACGCCGTTGGATCCAGCTCGAGCATCGAGTCCGCAATCGCAGCGGTTCGCCCAGGTGGCGAAGTGATCGTCGCCGGCATGCCTCCACGTCAATCGCTAGATCTTGCCCCACTCTGGCATCGCGAAGTCCAGCTCAAGGGAGCCTACGCCTATGGCGAAGAGGATCTTGACGCTGCCGTCGCCCAACGCATCGGCCTCACCATTCCAGCTGGCCAGCGACCCCGCACCTTCGCGATCGCTCTCCATCTTGCTGGCCACCTCCAACTCGGCCGGCTGGTAACCCACCGCTATCGCCTCGGCGAATACGTTCCCGCACTACGCAAGGCCTATCATGGCGGCCGCGAGGATGCGATTAAAGTTGTCTTCGATCTCACGAAAAGAAAGTCGGTACACGATGGCTAG
- a CDS encoding lactate racemase domain-containing protein, with protein sequence MARPGFVLEVDRATPPTLFWHGESFRLERLPRGSRILYPPEPLSAIGDVRSAIEEALEHPVGDAQPLSSLLNPNMSLTIAFDDVSLPLPQMTAPDIRSLVIEAVLERAAAAGVTDVVLIAALALHRRMTESELRHALGNRVYNALAPRGQLTQHDAEDKANMTVVGETDRGELVELNRRAVESDLLVYVNINLVSMDGGHKSVATGLASYDSIKFHHNVNTMVHSRSFMDRHNSELHSSNWRMGHVIKDAGVKIFQIETTLNTATFPESFRFLSKREWEWNLRDRASFIAASEALKKTPPHLARQIFQSVRSPYGVTGITAGEVEAVHERTLERVYQQQLVRVDGQSDILTLGLPFIGPYNVNSIMNPILVYCLGLGYFFNMYRNKPLVRKGGVVILSHPNRPEFDPAFHPSYVDFFDQVLTETTDPLVIESKYEESFARDPWYIHLYRTGNAYHGVHPFYMWYWGAHALDHLGGVIILGGDPKTTRRLGFQSASTMADALEMARSIVGPDPSIMHLHSPPLVMADVY encoded by the coding sequence ATGGCTAGACCTGGATTTGTTCTCGAGGTTGACCGCGCGACCCCTCCCACGCTCTTCTGGCACGGAGAATCCTTCCGGCTTGAACGCCTCCCACGGGGTTCACGCATTCTCTACCCTCCAGAGCCGCTGAGCGCTATTGGAGATGTGCGTTCGGCCATCGAGGAGGCGCTCGAACACCCCGTGGGTGACGCACAGCCCCTCTCGAGTCTTCTCAATCCAAATATGAGCCTGACGATCGCCTTCGATGATGTATCGTTGCCGTTGCCGCAGATGACGGCGCCAGATATTCGTTCTCTCGTCATCGAGGCGGTGCTCGAACGCGCTGCTGCAGCGGGTGTCACCGATGTGGTGCTCATCGCTGCCCTCGCACTCCATCGACGTATGACCGAGAGTGAGCTGCGCCATGCGCTGGGTAATCGCGTCTACAACGCACTTGCGCCTCGCGGACAACTCACCCAACACGATGCCGAGGACAAGGCAAACATGACGGTTGTCGGTGAGACCGACCGTGGTGAACTTGTCGAACTCAACCGCCGCGCGGTGGAGAGCGACCTCCTGGTCTATGTCAACATCAACCTCGTCTCCATGGACGGTGGCCACAAATCCGTAGCGACCGGGCTGGCAAGCTACGACTCCATCAAGTTTCATCACAACGTCAACACAATGGTGCACTCCCGATCCTTCATGGACCGTCACAACTCAGAGCTGCACTCCTCAAACTGGCGTATGGGTCACGTCATTAAAGACGCAGGAGTGAAGATCTTTCAGATCGAGACCACCCTCAATACCGCGACATTCCCCGAGAGTTTTCGCTTCCTCTCCAAACGAGAGTGGGAATGGAACCTTCGCGACCGGGCCAGTTTTATCGCCGCCAGCGAGGCGCTCAAGAAGACTCCACCCCACCTAGCGCGCCAGATCTTTCAGTCCGTACGCTCTCCCTACGGGGTAACCGGCATCACCGCCGGCGAGGTAGAGGCGGTCCATGAGCGTACGCTTGAACGTGTCTACCAGCAACAGCTGGTACGCGTTGATGGTCAATCCGACATCCTCACCCTCGGCCTCCCCTTCATCGGCCCCTACAACGTGAATTCCATCATGAATCCGATCCTGGTCTACTGCCTTGGCCTCGGGTACTTCTTCAATATGTACCGCAACAAGCCGTTGGTGCGCAAGGGCGGTGTCGTGATCCTCTCACACCCCAACCGCCCAGAGTTCGATCCGGCGTTCCATCCAAGCTACGTCGACTTCTTCGACCAAGTCCTCACAGAGACGACGGACCCGCTCGTGATCGAATCGAAGTACGAGGAGTCTTTTGCTCGCGATCCGTGGTACATCCACCTCTACCGAACCGGCAACGCCTACCATGGCGTCCACCCCTTCTACATGTGGTATTGGGGAGCCCATGCCCTCGACCACCTCGGTGGTGTCATCATCCTCGGTGGCGATCCAAAGACAACACGTCGGTTAGGCTTTCAGTCTGCCTCCACGATGGCTGATGCGTTGGAGATGGCCCGTTCGATCGTTGGGCCAGACCCCAGCATCATGCACCTGCATTCCCCACCGTTGGTGATGGCTGATGTCTACTAA